From Mercenaria mercenaria strain notata chromosome 17, MADL_Memer_1, whole genome shotgun sequence, the proteins below share one genomic window:
- the LOC123537080 gene encoding uncharacterized protein LOC123537080 — MAVSGRKTTDFQGSISKGSSEDFDHRCEPCLAIGQQIEAHGFCVDCQEYLCKNCFAYHQRIKATKHHHLVNKDNMDKHAVIKKESDECTEKCQVHKKEVIKFFCPKHEALGCNDCIVLNHRACDIDYIPEKCAGIGDSTEFRELLKELDQQVNETDNIIKQASSREKELDSCYDKLLKEITMFRKEINDRLDQLQKQIWTEADKKKSTDKQAVRKVLETCTTISSDIKQLQSRLQDYKASQQNGQLYITMKQAKSKLKSDEIKETDRSLEKTNMQYTFEQNQDLTNMLSRQNVFGKLTLSSSLVTSKGRKPINKLTRKENINVKTKSDWTKCWITGYVVLSSNKLVAADFYSIKLKVVDIKNKAIIEETTLSSNPWDIAVVPQDHIAVTMPEKKEILIMTTTGKLSTVRKFPVKGYCRGIAYHEEHLYIVSSYPKCVYVTDTQGNVQNTIKLDDKIFVKPYYLLLSKDLRHIFISDWGSHSVFGITLQGDISAEYKNKDFISPEGMMMLDDGSLLVCCSVGNGSIYRISGDLKQCHTMIDNLSYHYSMCYNRDAHEVYVGCISDQMIVLSSK; from the coding sequence ATGGCGGTATCGGGTCGAAAGACTACTGATTTCCAAGGTTCCATATCCAAAGGTTCATCAGAGGACTTTGACCATAGATGTGAACCATGTTTGGCGATTGGTCAGCAGATAGAAGCTCATGGATTTTGTGTGGACTGCCAAGAATACTTGTGTAAGAACTGCTTTGCTTATCATCAAAGGATAAAGGCGACCAAACATCATCATTTGGTCAACAAAGATAATATGGATAAACATGCTGTTATCAAGAAGGAGTCAGACGAATGCACCGAGAAGTGTCAAGTGCACAAAAAAGAAGTGATTAAATTTTTCTGTCCAAAACATGAAGCACTCGGCTGCAACGATTGTATCGTCCTGAATCACAGAGCATGTGACATTGACTATATACCTGAGAAATGTGCAGGTATTGGCGACAGTACAGAGTTCAGAGAGTTACTAAAGGAACTTGATCAACAAGTAAATGagactgataatattataaaGCAGGCCTCAAGTAGAGAAAAAGAATTAGATTCTTGCTATGATAAGCTGCTCAAAGAAATCACAATGTTTCGCAAAGAGATAAATGATCGCTTAGACCAGCTACAAAAGCAAATCTGGACAGAAGCTGACAAAAAGAAATCCACAGATAAACAAGCAGTAAGGAAAGTGCTTGAAACATGTACAACCATTTCTTCAGATATCAAACAACTACAATCAAGACTACAAGATTACAAAGCCTCACAGCAGAATGGACAACTTTACATTACAATGAAACAAGCCAAATCCAAACTAAAGTCAGACGAAATAAAGGAGACAGACAGAAGTTTAGAAAAGACAAACATGCAATACACATTTGAGCAAAACCAAGACCTGACAAACATGCTTTCAAGacaaaatgtatttggaaagcTCACTCTGTCGTCTTCTCTTGTAACTTCAAAGGGGAGGAAACCCATCAACAAATTAACCCGCAAAGAAAACATAAATGTAAAGACGAAATCAGATTGGACGAAATGCTGGATCACAGGATATGTTGTTCTGTCCTCTAACAAACTTGTGGCGGCTGACTTTTACAGTATCAAGCTGAAAGTTGTTGACATAAAAAACAAAGCTATAATAGAAGAGACAACACTTTCTTCAAATCCATGGGACATTGCAGTAGTGCCTCAGGACCATATTGCTGTGACAATGCCAGAGAAGAAAGAGATCCTTATAATGACAACAACAGGTAAACTGTCAACTGTCCGCAAATTTCCAGTTAAAGGATATTGTAGAGGCATAGCTTATCATGAGGAACATCTCTATATAGTCAGCAGTTATCCAAAGTGTGTATATGTTACAGATACACAAGGTAACGTACAGAACACAATTAAACTGGATGATAAGATATTTGTCAAACCATACTACTTACTGCTGAGTAAAGATCTGAGACATATCTTCATCAGTGACTGGGGTAGCCACAGTGTCTTCGGTATAACATTACAAGGTGATATATCTGCTGAATACAAAAACAAAGACTTTATATCACCAGAGGGAATGATGATGCTAGACGATGGATCCTTGCTGGTGTGTTGCAGTGTAGGAAATGGCAGCATATATCGTATCTCGGGTGATTTGAAGCAATGTCACACAATGATAGATAATCTATCATACCACTACTCTATGTGCTATAATCGTGATGCACATGAGGTCTATGTCGGATGTATTAGTGATCAGATGATTGTGTTGAgttcaaaataa